A window from Citrus sinensis cultivar Valencia sweet orange chromosome 5, DVS_A1.0, whole genome shotgun sequence encodes these proteins:
- the LOC127902410 gene encoding putative disease resistance protein RGA3, with protein MVDAILSPILEQLISMAVEEAKEQVRLVTGVEKEVEKLTSNFRSIRAVLNDAEKREVKEETVRLWLDRLRCTCYDMEDLLGEWSTARLKLQIDGVDDHENDALVPKKKVCSFFSPASCFGCKQLVLRRDIALKIKDINETLDDIAKQKDQFGFAVNVTNSNERADQRVPAISSIDESEIFGRAKEKKELVNRLLCESSKEQKGPCIISLVGMGGIGKTTLAQFAYNNDDVKNYFDKRIWVCVSDPFDEFRIARAIIEALKPGSAKDLVEFNSLMQHIQECVEGKKFFLVLDDVWNEDYYKWEPFYKCFKNGLHGSKILITTRKEIVARCMRSTHVISVNVLSEMECWSVFQSLAFFDRSKEECEKIEIIGRQIVRKCKGLPLAAKTIANLLQSRNTEKEWQNILESEIWELEEVERGLLAPLLLSYNELPSKVKQCFTYCAIFPKDYKIWKEELIELWMAQGYLSEKGAKEMEDIGEEYFNILASRSFFQDFDKDDDGEISTCKMHDIVHDFAQYLCSNECLTVEVHSGEELAINSFGEKKILHLLLTLHRGASVPISIWGNVKGLRGLRSLLVESDDYSWFSEVLPQLFDKLTCLRALKLEVRQRWLCKNFIKKIPTNIEKLLHLKYLSLCGQREIEKLPETLCELYNLERLNITSCNHLRELPQGIGKLRKLMYLDNDDTWFLRYLPVGIGELINLRRVTKFVVGGGYDRARSLGSLKKLNLLRECSIRGLGGVSDAGEARRAELEKKKNLVELGLHFDRLRDGDEEQARRRESERLLEALGPPPNLKELVIDEYRGRRNVVPRNWVMSLTNLRALLLKNCRNCEHLPPLGKLPSLESLYIEGMQSVKRVGNEFLGVESDTDGSSIIAFPKLKHLKFYDMEELEEWDFGTAIKGEIIIMPRLSFLEISGCCKLKALPDLLLQKTTLQKLLIGRCPILEERCRKETGEDWPNIRHIPELYID; from the coding sequence atGGTTGATGCGATCCTTTCCCCTATCTTGGAGCAGCTGATTTCAATGGCTGTTGAAGAGGCGAAGGAACAAGTGAGGCTGGTAACGGGCGTCGAAAAGGAAGTGGAGAAGCTGACCAGCAATTTCCGATCCATTCGAGCTGTGCTGAATGATGCAGAGAAAAGGGAAGTAAAGGAGGAAACTGTCAGACTCTGGCTCGATCGACTCAGATGCACATGTTACGACATGGAAGATTTGTTAGGTGAGTGGAGCACTGCAAGACTCAAACTGCAAATCGATGGAGTGGATGATCATGAGAATGATGCTCTCGTTCCTAAGAAGAAGGTATGTTCCTTCTTTTCTCCTGCCTCTTGCTTTGGCTGCAAACAACTTGTCTTACGTCGTGACATTGCTCTCAAGATAAAAGACATCAATGAAACTCTTGATGATATTGCCAAACAGAAAGACCAGTTTGGTTTTGCTGTGAATGTTACCAACAGTAATGAGAGAGCGGATCAACGAGTACCAGCTATCTCCTCAATTGATGAGTCAGAGATATTTGGTAGAGCAAAAGAGAAGAAGGAACTCGTTAATAGGTTGTTATGTGAAAGTAGTAAAGAACAGAAAGGCCCCTGCATCATCTCACTTGTTGGGATGGGGGGCATAGGCAAAACAACTCTTGCTCAATTTGCCTACAACAacgatgatgttaaaaattattttgataaaagaatATGGGTCTGTGTGTCAGATCCTTTTGATGAGTTCAGAATCGCTAGAGCAATCATAGAGGCTCTGAAGCCAGGTTCCGCCAAAGACCTTGTAGAGTTTAATTCTCTCATGCAACACATTCAAGAATGTGTTGAAgggaagaaattttttcttgtcttaGACGACGTGTGGAACGAAGATTACTATAAGTGGGAACCATTCTACAAATGTTTTAAGAATGGTCTCCATGGtagtaaaattttgattaccACGCGTAAGGAAATAGTTGCCCGTTGTATGAGATCAACTCATGTTATCTCTGTCAATGTATTGTCTGAAATGGAATGCTGGTCGGTGTTTCAGTCGTTGGCATTTTTCGATAGGTCCAAGGAGGAAtgtgaaaaaatagaaattattgGTCGACAAATTGTAAGAAAGTGCAAGGGCTTACCTTTAGCTGCAAAGACGATTGCTAATCTCCTGCAATCTAGAAACACTGAAAAAGAATGGCAAAATATCTTAGAGAGTGAGATATGGGAACTAGAAGAGGTTGAGAGAGGCCTTTTGGCCCCTCTATTGTTGAGTTACAATGAATTGCCCTCTAAGGTCAAACAATGTTTCACTTACTGTGCCATCTTTCCAAAAGACTataaaatttggaaagaaGAGTTAATTGAACTATGGATGGCACAAGGCTATCTTAGTGAGAAAGGAGCCAAAGAGATGGAGGACATTGGTGAAGAGTATTTCAACATCTTAGCTAGCCGTTCATTCTTTCAGGATTTTGACaaagatgatgatggtgaAATCTCTACTTGCAAAATGCACGATATCGTGCACGACTTTGCCCAATATTTATGTAGTAATGAATGTTTAACAGTAGAAGTTCATAGTGGTGAAGAGTTAGCTATTAACTCTTTCGGGGAGAAAAAAATCCTTCATTTACTGTTAACTCTACATAGGGGGGCTTCGGTTCCGATCTCCATTTGGGGTAATGTTAAAGGATTGCGAGGATTGCGTAGCCTCTTAGTTGAAAGTGATGACTATTCGTGGTTTAGTGAAGTCCTacctcaattatttgataaattaactTGTTTAAGGGCATTAAAATTAGAGGTGCGTCAACGGTGGTTGTGTAAGAATTTCATCAAGAAAATTCCaacaaatatagaaaaattgcTACATTTGAAATACCTTAGTTTGTGCGGTCAAAGGGAGATAGAAAAATTACCCGAGACGTTGTGTGAGTTGTATAATTTAGAACGTTTAAACATTACTTCTTGCAATCATCTTAGAGAATTACCTCAAGGGATTGGGAAGTTAAGAAAACTGATGTATTTAGACAATGATGACACTTGGTTTTTAAGATACTTACCAGTAGGGATTGGGGAATTAATCAATCTTCGGAGAGTGACAAAGTTTGTTGTGGGTGGAGGGTATGACAGAGCACGTAGCCTTGGGTCTCTTAAAAAGCTTAACCTCCTTCGAGAATGTAGTATACGTGGGCTGGGTGGTGTGTCAGATGCGGGGGAGGCTAGAAGGGctgaacttgagaaaaagaaaaatctcgtTGAGTTGGGACTTCATTTTGATCGTTTAAGAGATGGAGATGAAGAACAAGCTAGGAGGAGGGAGAGTGAACGGCTTCTTGAAGCATTGGGACCACCTCCTAATTTAAAGGAATTAGTGATAGATGAATACAGAGGCAGGAGGAATGTTGTTCCCAGAAATTGGGTCATGTCTTTAACCAATTTAAGGGctttacttctcaaaaattgcagaaattgCGAGCATTTGCCTCCTTTGGGAAAATTGCCATCCCTTGAATCTCTTTATATTGAAGGAATGCAAAGCGTGAAAAGAGTGGGTAATGAATTTCTGGGAGTAGAAAGTGATACGGATGGCTCCTCAATTATTGCCTTTCCCAAATTGAaacatctcaaattttatgaTATGGAAGAACTGGAAGAGTGGGATTTCGGGACTGCAATAAAGGGAGAAATCATAATCATGCCACGTCTTTCTTTCTTGGAAATTAGTGGTTGCTGTAAATTAAAAGCATTGCCGGATCTCCTTCTTCAGAAGACAACGCTCCAGAAATTGTTGATTGGGCGGTGTCCTATTTTAGAAGAACGTTGCAGAAAGGAGACAGGAGAGGACTGGCCTAACATACGCCACATTCCCGAACTCTACATCGACTGA
- the LOC112496143 gene encoding uncharacterized protein LOC112496143 — protein sequence MDKSWMLMNRTSIEYESGVNEFLKFAILHASNPELLRCPCQACGNLVFHVPTEIRNHLYWKGIDQSYQTWTWHGEGASSRRPSNVKASFNGSQQDDEAVDTVEIVNDAFDTCNGDPKSFETPLKDAEKSLFPDCVKFTKLSALIRLYNIKGRNGWSDKSFSDLLSCLSDMLPDKNEIPLSVYEAKKIMVALGLEYEKIHACPNDCILYRKEYKDLSACPTCGMSRWKSPKKSKGIPAKILWYFPPIPRFKRMFQSPRTAKDLIWHANERVIDGKLRHPADSSSWRLVDKKWPDFAAEERNLRLAISADGINPHKNFRSSYSCWPIVMITYNLPPWLCMKRKFMMLTMLISGPR from the coding sequence ATGGATAAATCTTGGATGTTGATGAATAGAACGTCTATAGAATATGAAAGCGGGGTAAATGAGTTTCTCAAGTTTGCAATACTTCATGCTAGTAATCCTGAACTTTTAAGATGTCCATGCCAAGCATgtggtaatttggtctttcaTGTACCTACTGAGATAAGAAATCATCTTTATTGGAAAGGTATTGACCAAAGCTATCAGACATGGACTTGGCATGGAGAAGGAGCTTCTAGTAGACGACCATCAAATGTAAAAGCTTCATTTAATGGCAGTCAACAAGATGATGAAGCTGTTGATACAGTAGAAATAGTTAATGATGCATTTGACACTTGTAATGGTGACCCCAAGTCTTTCGAAACTCCACTTAAAGATGCTGAAAAATCTTTGTTTCCTGACTGTGTGAAATTCACTAAGTTATCTGCCTTAATAAGGCTTTACAACATTAAAGGAAGAAATGGATGGTCAGACAAAAGTTTTTCAGATTTACTAAGTTGTTTATCAGATATGCTTCctgataaaaatgaaataccTTTATCCGTATATGAAGCAAAGAAGATTATGGTTGCATTAGGCttagaatatgaaaaaatacatgCATGTCCCAACGATTGCATCCTATATAGAAAAGAATATAAGGATTTATCTGCATGTCCCACTTGTGGAATGTCAAGATGGAAGAGTCCCAAGAAAAGTAAGGGAATTCCTGCTAAAATCTTATGGTATTTTCCTCCTATACCAAGGTTTAAAAGGATGTTTCAATCTCCTCGAACCGCAAAAGACTTAATTTGGCATGCCAATGAAAGGGTGATTGATGGCAAACTACGTCACCCAGCTGACTCATCGTCATGGAGGCTAGTGGACAAAAAATGGCCAGATTTCGCTGCAGAAGAAAGAAATCTTCGGCTGGCTATTTCTGCAGATGGGATAAATCCCCATAAAAACTTTCGCAGTTCGTATAGTTGTTGGCCAATTGTTATGATTACTTATAATCTTCCTCCTTGGTTatgcatgaaaagaaaattcatgatGTTGACTATGCTAATATCTGGTCCACGATAG